A single genomic interval of Hyphomicrobium methylovorum harbors:
- a CDS encoding class I SAM-dependent methyltransferase, giving the protein MTAPCVAQRTCVVCDAAVTPLLDLDVQPPANLLLSDANEPYEAFPLGFAVCPSCSHGQLTHFVDPERLFKHYLYASGTSGTLKAYFDWFSDALAAVQPKARVLEIASNDGSLLASLDARGFDATGVDPAENLNAIARDAGRKVVTGFFPDARPEGTFDIIVAMNVAAHTPNPSAFMRGVRNSLSEGGTAIIQTSQAMMIANGEFDTVYHEHYSFYTVASMARLAANAGLRLDATRLVSVHGVSLLFFLRRAEDANTEFPFADTAPFAVAWPEPTPPFLRKDLAPADALAAYTSFAEGARSAMKTAKELVAAHQSAGRRVALVGVAAKALTFIRAAGMSPDMYIDEAPLKVGLHVPGTSQEIMPLKSAAGLSADTTFLIGAWNFADELMRKIRALNEPVDPKFVMYFPKLAEIG; this is encoded by the coding sequence ATGACCGCGCCGTGCGTTGCGCAAAGGACGTGCGTGGTGTGCGATGCCGCCGTCACGCCGCTGCTCGATCTTGATGTGCAGCCCCCCGCCAACTTGCTTCTCAGCGACGCGAACGAGCCCTACGAAGCCTTTCCACTGGGATTTGCCGTTTGCCCGTCATGCAGCCACGGCCAGCTCACGCACTTCGTCGACCCCGAACGACTCTTCAAACACTATCTTTATGCGAGCGGTACGAGCGGCACCCTGAAAGCCTATTTCGATTGGTTTTCTGACGCGCTTGCCGCTGTTCAACCAAAAGCGCGCGTGCTCGAAATCGCATCCAACGACGGCTCACTGCTGGCATCTCTCGACGCACGAGGCTTCGACGCAACCGGCGTTGATCCCGCTGAAAATCTAAACGCCATCGCACGCGATGCAGGACGCAAGGTCGTAACGGGCTTCTTTCCTGACGCTCGGCCCGAAGGAACGTTCGATATCATCGTTGCGATGAACGTCGCGGCGCATACGCCCAATCCATCCGCGTTCATGCGAGGCGTGCGCAACAGCCTCTCCGAGGGCGGAACGGCCATTATCCAAACCAGCCAAGCGATGATGATCGCGAACGGCGAGTTCGACACCGTCTATCACGAGCACTACTCGTTCTACACGGTTGCCTCGATGGCGCGCTTGGCAGCAAATGCCGGACTGAGGCTCGACGCAACGCGCCTTGTCTCTGTTCACGGCGTGAGCCTGCTGTTCTTCCTGCGGCGTGCAGAAGACGCGAATACAGAATTTCCATTCGCCGACACGGCACCCTTTGCCGTCGCTTGGCCCGAACCGACACCGCCATTCCTCCGCAAGGATCTCGCGCCTGCGGACGCGCTTGCCGCGTACACGTCTTTCGCCGAGGGCGCACGGTCCGCAATGAAGACCGCGAAAGAACTCGTCGCCGCCCATCAGTCAGCAGGCCGCCGCGTGGCGCTGGTCGGCGTGGCCGCGAAAGCGCTGACGTTCATCCGCGCGGCCGGAATGTCACCAGATATGTACATCGACGAAGCGCCGCTGAAGGTCGGTCTGCACGTGCCCGGCACAAGCCAGGAGATCATGCCGCTGAAGTCCGCCGCGGGACTGTCCGCGGATACGACATTCCTGATCGGCGCCTGGAACTTTGCCGACGAACTCATGCGAAAGATCAGAGCGCTCAATGAGCCCGTCGATCCAAAGTTCGTCATGTATTTCCCAAAGCTTGCTGAGATTGGGTAA
- the lptB gene encoding LPS export ABC transporter ATP-binding protein, whose amino-acid sequence MFRALPFRLKSKASGAPQGSNGHAPQNGAAVNGQASDQDPHAIGAEGWLTAYGIKKSYRKRMVVKGVSLAVGRGESVGLLGPNGAGKTTVFYMITGLVAADDGRITLDGENVTKLPMYQRARLGVGYLPQEASIFRGLTVEQNIMAVLELIEPDRKARKEQLDALLEEFSITRLRKSPALALSGGERRRCEIARALASRPSFMLLDEPFAGIDPIAVGDIQQLVRHLTERGIGVLITDHNVRETLSLIDRAYIIYDGQVLTQGKPSEIISNEDVRRVYLGDMFVNTP is encoded by the coding sequence GTGTTCAGAGCTCTGCCATTCCGCCTGAAGTCAAAGGCCAGCGGTGCTCCGCAAGGCTCGAACGGCCACGCGCCGCAAAACGGGGCTGCGGTCAACGGGCAGGCGAGCGACCAGGACCCGCATGCCATTGGCGCGGAAGGCTGGCTGACGGCTTATGGGATTAAGAAATCCTATCGCAAGCGCATGGTCGTCAAAGGCGTCAGCCTAGCCGTCGGCCGAGGTGAGTCCGTTGGACTTTTGGGGCCGAACGGCGCGGGTAAGACAACCGTTTTCTACATGATTACCGGGCTCGTAGCCGCGGACGATGGGCGCATCACGCTTGATGGCGAGAACGTCACTAAGCTGCCTATGTATCAGCGCGCGCGCCTTGGCGTCGGGTATCTGCCGCAGGAAGCCTCGATTTTCCGTGGATTGACGGTCGAGCAGAACATCATGGCCGTGCTTGAGCTCATCGAGCCTGACCGGAAGGCGCGGAAAGAGCAGCTGGACGCACTTCTTGAGGAATTTTCGATCACTCGACTGCGTAAATCACCGGCACTGGCACTTTCCGGCGGCGAGCGGCGGCGGTGCGAAATTGCCCGGGCCTTGGCCTCCCGGCCTTCGTTTATGTTGCTGGACGAACCATTTGCCGGTATCGACCCGATAGCGGTCGGCGATATTCAACAACTCGTCCGGCATTTGACGGAACGCGGAATTGGCGTTTTGATCACGGACCACAACGTTCGTGAAACGTTAAGTCTCATCGACCGCGCGTATATCATCTATGATGGTCAGGTTCTGACACAAGGCAAACCTTCGGAAATCATATCGAACGAAGACGTTCGGCGAGTGTACCTTGGCGATATGTTCGTTAACACGCCTTGA
- a CDS encoding glutathione S-transferase family protein — protein sequence MSSPPRLTQYRLCPRSRSIRLALAEYGTEIALLDENPWEWRKDFLAKNPAGEMPVLEYDGGPTLCGAYSISEYIAEEVMPPSRATATRPPPLFPGNREGRAEVRRLVDWYHGKFDREVSRELLNEKVYETMRPTHGSPDPSILRTVRTNLRYHLAYTGYLADARRWLAGDDLSFADFAAAAHISVVDYLGEMPWNEYPAVKIWYQRIKSRPSFRALLADRVPGSAPSAVYSDLDF from the coding sequence ATGTCGTCCCCTCCCCGTCTCACACAATATCGGCTTTGCCCACGGTCTCGTTCGATACGTCTCGCGCTTGCGGAGTATGGAACGGAGATCGCGCTGCTCGACGAGAACCCGTGGGAGTGGCGCAAGGATTTCCTCGCCAAGAATCCGGCCGGTGAAATGCCCGTGCTGGAGTACGACGGCGGGCCAACGCTCTGCGGTGCCTATTCGATTTCGGAGTACATCGCAGAAGAAGTGATGCCGCCATCGCGTGCGACGGCGACGCGGCCTCCGCCGCTCTTTCCCGGAAATCGCGAAGGCCGCGCAGAAGTGCGGCGGCTCGTCGATTGGTATCACGGTAAGTTTGACCGCGAAGTGTCCCGCGAGTTGCTGAACGAAAAGGTTTACGAGACGATGCGGCCAACGCACGGCTCGCCAGACCCGAGCATTCTGCGGACTGTGCGCACGAACCTGCGCTATCACCTCGCCTATACCGGTTATCTTGCTGACGCGCGGCGCTGGCTTGCGGGCGATGACCTCAGCTTCGCCGATTTTGCGGCGGCTGCGCATATATCGGTCGTCGACTATCTTGGTGAGATGCCGTGGAACGAATACCCGGCCGTCAAGATCTGGTATCAACGGATCAAGTCGCGGCCGTCGTTTCGGGCGCTGCTTGCCGATCGCGTGCCAGGCTCGGCTCCATCGGCGGTCTATTCCGATCTCGATTTCTGA
- a CDS encoding ribonuclease D: MSGPKIKLHKGDLPAGLTFPKGVAIDTETLGLKPHRDRLCLVQLSGGDGTAHLVQFDGKSYEAPRLKALLADAATLKIFHFARFDVAVLQQYLGVTTGPLYCTKIASKLARTYTDRHGLKDLVGELLGIEISKQQQSSDWAAANLSDSQKAYAANDVLHLHEIKTKLDAMLARSDRQELAESAFSFLPTRARLDLAGFEDDDIFAH, translated from the coding sequence ATGAGCGGCCCAAAGATCAAATTGCATAAGGGCGACCTGCCCGCCGGTCTGACGTTTCCGAAAGGCGTTGCGATCGATACCGAAACGCTCGGACTGAAACCGCATCGCGACCGGCTTTGCCTCGTCCAGCTCTCGGGCGGCGACGGCACGGCGCACCTCGTACAATTCGACGGCAAGTCCTATGAGGCGCCGCGTCTGAAAGCGCTGCTGGCCGATGCCGCAACTCTAAAGATTTTCCATTTCGCCCGGTTCGACGTGGCCGTGCTTCAGCAATATCTCGGTGTCACCACTGGGCCGCTTTACTGCACGAAGATCGCTTCGAAGCTCGCTCGCACTTACACGGACCGGCACGGACTGAAGGATCTGGTTGGCGAACTGCTCGGCATCGAGATTTCGAAGCAACAGCAGAGCAGCGACTGGGCGGCGGCTAACCTCAGCGACAGCCAGAAGGCATACGCGGCGAACGACGTGCTGCACCTGCATGAGATCAAGACGAAGCTGGATGCAATGCTGGCTCGCAGCGACCGTCAGGAACTCGCTGAATCGGCGTTCAGCTTCCTGCCGACGCGGGCGCGGCTCGATCTTGCGGGCTTCGAGGATGACGACATCTTCGCGCATTAA
- the rpoN gene encoding RNA polymerase factor sigma-54, translated as MALSAKLELRQGQQLVMTPQLQQAIRLLQLSNVELGEFVEAELERNPLLEREETTAQNAEAVPEKADDGSGTDGGEDDNWLDLREPVQDQSGGLDADFGNVFQEPGTGEPSYDPSASGLGWANVTQRMHNGGDEDNDLEDYVANQVSLRQHLSEQLPLTVSDSVERIVGQYLIDLTDEAGYIPADLASLADRLGKSLEFVESVLTKLQTFDPPGVFARSLAECLALQLKDQNRYDPLMAKLLANLDLLGSRNLTALKKAVAVDMDELADMIREIKCLNPKPGLKFGSVQMQPVVPDVIVRAASDGGWHVELNSETLPRVLIDRTYYTRVAKTANNERDKDYLFECLQTANWLVKSLDQRARTILKVADQIVRQQDSFFVYGVQHLRPLNLKTIADAISMHESTVSRVTSNKYMATPRGIFELKYFFTSAIASSSDGEAHSSESVRYRIKQLIDAESADGVLSDDQIVDRLRAEGVDIARRTVAKYREAMRIPSSVQRRRDKRLSEHLSGTL; from the coding sequence ATGGCGCTTTCTGCAAAACTTGAGCTGAGACAGGGCCAGCAGCTGGTGATGACACCACAGCTGCAGCAGGCGATCCGTCTTTTGCAGCTGTCGAACGTCGAACTCGGCGAATTCGTCGAGGCTGAGCTTGAGCGCAACCCGCTGCTGGAGCGAGAAGAAACCACCGCCCAGAACGCCGAAGCTGTACCCGAGAAAGCCGACGACGGCAGCGGCACGGACGGGGGCGAAGACGACAATTGGCTCGACCTGCGCGAACCGGTTCAAGATCAGAGCGGCGGGCTCGACGCGGATTTCGGTAACGTCTTTCAGGAACCGGGTACGGGCGAACCGTCATATGACCCCTCGGCATCCGGTCTTGGATGGGCGAACGTCACCCAGCGCATGCACAACGGCGGCGACGAGGACAATGACCTCGAAGACTATGTCGCCAATCAGGTGTCGCTGCGTCAGCATCTCAGCGAGCAACTGCCGCTGACCGTCTCCGACAGCGTCGAACGGATCGTCGGGCAGTATCTGATCGATCTCACGGATGAAGCGGGTTACATCCCGGCAGATCTTGCGTCTCTTGCCGATCGGCTCGGCAAGTCTCTGGAATTCGTTGAATCCGTACTGACCAAACTGCAGACCTTCGACCCGCCCGGTGTATTCGCGCGATCGCTCGCCGAATGCCTCGCGCTGCAGCTCAAGGATCAGAACCGTTACGATCCGTTGATGGCGAAGCTGCTGGCCAATCTCGATCTGCTGGGAAGTCGGAACCTTACAGCGCTCAAGAAAGCCGTCGCCGTCGACATGGATGAACTCGCGGACATGATCCGCGAAATCAAATGCCTCAATCCAAAGCCCGGATTGAAGTTCGGTTCCGTGCAGATGCAGCCGGTCGTGCCTGACGTGATCGTTCGTGCGGCTTCAGATGGTGGCTGGCATGTTGAACTCAACAGCGAGACGCTGCCGCGCGTTCTCATCGACCGCACCTACTACACGCGTGTCGCCAAGACGGCGAACAACGAACGGGACAAGGATTACCTGTTCGAATGCCTGCAAACGGCGAACTGGCTTGTAAAAAGCCTCGATCAGCGTGCACGGACGATTCTGAAAGTGGCGGATCAGATCGTGCGTCAGCAGGACAGCTTTTTCGTGTACGGCGTCCAGCATCTGAGACCGCTCAATCTCAAGACGATCGCCGACGCTATTTCGATGCACGAGTCGACTGTTTCGCGCGTGACGTCGAACAAGTACATGGCGACGCCGAGGGGCATCTTCGAACTCAAGTATTTTTTCACGTCCGCGATCGCATCATCGAGCGATGGCGAAGCCCATTCCTCGGAATCGGTGCGTTATCGAATCAAGCAACTGATCGATGCGGAGTCGGCTGACGGCGTATTGTCGGACGACCAAATTGTCGATCGGCTGCGGGCTGAAGGTGTCGATATTGCCCGGCGCACTGTCGCCAAGTATCGCGAAGCCATGCGCATTCCATCATCGGTTCAACGGCGCCGTGATAAACGACTTTCAGAACACTTGAGTGGAACTCTTTAG
- the hpf gene encoding ribosome hibernation-promoting factor, HPF/YfiA family, translating to MLFVHHHLQYRQGGMTIQITGKNLDAGDAFKTYAGDKITAVLQKYLGRVPDGHIRLERERGLFKTSCSVRLTSGLLLETHGESDDAYSSADSAAHRLETRVRRYKSRIKNHSSAEAAARRRTGIEARDYVVGVTEEDGEQEHREDANPLIIAEGQRNIGHMTVSEAVMQLDLSEASFMIFRNAAHGGLNVVYRRNDGHIGWIDAESQAAASAADGTRVVQGAG from the coding sequence GTGCTTTTCGTCCACCACCATTTGCAATACAGGCAGGGCGGCATGACCATCCAAATCACTGGAAAAAACCTCGACGCTGGCGATGCATTCAAAACGTATGCGGGCGATAAAATTACAGCGGTGTTGCAGAAGTATTTGGGTCGAGTGCCGGACGGCCACATCCGGCTTGAGCGTGAACGCGGGCTTTTTAAGACTTCGTGCTCCGTGCGCCTCACCAGTGGGTTACTGCTCGAAACGCATGGTGAATCTGATGATGCTTATTCCAGCGCAGATTCCGCCGCTCATAGACTTGAAACGCGCGTAAGACGCTATAAAAGCCGCATTAAGAACCATTCTTCCGCGGAAGCGGCCGCCCGGCGCCGTACTGGCATTGAGGCGCGCGACTATGTTGTCGGCGTCACTGAAGAAGACGGCGAACAGGAGCATCGAGAGGACGCGAATCCGCTTATTATCGCCGAAGGCCAGCGCAATATTGGCCACATGACGGTGAGTGAGGCTGTTATGCAGCTTGATTTGTCGGAAGCATCCTTCATGATTTTCAGGAATGCCGCACACGGGGGACTGAATGTTGTCTACCGTCGCAATGACGGCCACATCGGGTGGATCGACGCTGAATCTCAAGCTGCTGCGTCGGCCGCTGATGGAACGCGCGTGGTGCAAGGCGCGGGCTGA
- a CDS encoding undecaprenyl-diphosphate phosphatase: protein METWQVILLGLIEGLTEYLPVSSTAHLLLTEQLLGVSSPGRTFEVLIQLGAIVALLTVYSGRLWQLARDLPSDARTRRFVFAVLVAFLPAAVIGALAHKIIKEYLFESPLIICIALIVGGIILLIVDRMPLRPRHHDVMDISPSTAFKIGLCQCLAMIPGVSRSGSTIVGAMFLGADKRTAAEFSFFLAMPTMAGAFAYDLYKNWNLLSPDDVGNIVLGFLAAFVTGVIVVRYALDFISRRGLSFFGWWRLLVGGIGLGALAVLH from the coding sequence ATGGAGACTTGGCAAGTCATTTTGCTCGGATTGATCGAAGGATTGACCGAGTATCTGCCCGTATCCTCCACCGCTCATCTTCTCCTGACAGAACAGCTGCTGGGCGTCAGCTCGCCGGGCAGAACATTCGAAGTTCTGATCCAGCTCGGCGCCATCGTGGCTCTGCTGACCGTCTATTCGGGTCGGCTGTGGCAGCTTGCCCGCGATCTGCCCAGCGATGCGCGAACGCGCCGCTTCGTTTTCGCGGTCCTGGTCGCCTTTCTACCGGCGGCGGTGATCGGTGCGCTGGCGCACAAGATTATCAAGGAATACCTGTTCGAATCTCCGTTGATCATCTGCATCGCGTTGATAGTCGGCGGCATCATTCTATTGATCGTAGATCGCATGCCGCTGCGCCCACGCCACCATGACGTGATGGATATTTCTCCATCGACAGCGTTCAAAATCGGCCTTTGCCAGTGCTTGGCGATGATTCCGGGCGTCTCGCGCTCCGGCTCGACCATCGTCGGCGCGATGTTCCTTGGTGCCGATAAGCGCACCGCTGCCGAGTTCTCGTTCTTCCTCGCGATGCCCACGATGGCCGGAGCATTCGCCTATGATCTATACAAAAACTGGAACCTGCTGAGCCCTGATGACGTCGGCAACATTGTGCTGGGCTTTCTGGCAGCGTTCGTCACGGGCGTGATCGTGGTGCGCTATGCGCTAGACTTCATCTCCCGCCGCGGCCTGTCGTTCTTCGGCTGGTGGCGCCTTCTTGTCGGCGGCATAGGCCTTGGCGCGCTCGCCGTCCTGCACTAA
- a CDS encoding PTS sugar transporter subunit IIA: MNIEDMLARDGIISRLHADDKKQALQALALKAEQATGMQAQEVYAALLQRERLSSTGLGRGIAIPHVKLSGVKAITCLFARLNQPVQYDSHDGEPVDLLFFLLAPEQAGGDHLKALARISRLVRDPATLEGLRSAKDADGLRRVLTKPIASHAA, from the coding sequence ATGAACATCGAAGACATGCTTGCCCGTGACGGGATCATTTCGCGGCTCCATGCCGACGACAAGAAGCAAGCTCTGCAAGCACTCGCGCTGAAAGCCGAACAGGCGACCGGTATGCAAGCGCAGGAGGTCTACGCGGCTTTGCTGCAGAGGGAGCGGCTGAGCTCGACCGGGCTCGGTCGCGGCATCGCCATTCCGCACGTGAAGCTTTCCGGCGTGAAAGCGATTACGTGCCTGTTCGCGCGCCTCAACCAACCGGTGCAGTACGATTCCCATGACGGTGAGCCGGTCGATTTGCTGTTCTTTTTGCTCGCTCCGGAACAAGCCGGTGGCGATCACCTCAAGGCGCTGGCGCGCATTTCGCGTCTCGTAAGAGATCCGGCGACGCTGGAAGGATTGCGTAGCGCGAAAGATGCCGACGGTCTCCGGCGCGTTCTCACCAAGCCGATCGCGTCGCACGCCGCTTAA
- a CDS encoding NAD-dependent epimerase/dehydratase family protein has product MKILLIGHGYVGAYLRPLLIGSGLDVAVCDQNPDRLAGIPNALRCRYQELTIADLANFDVILWFAGHSSVPMSLKDPDGALANNCLDLLHFARRKPLEARLIYASTASVYSVLTDGEIPPALDESETRLDPVNPYDCSKISIDALARCFTNGMTGLRLGTVCGESPLLRAELVFNAMNLAAMRNGCVEVSNRDSHRNLLFLEDLAHYVLRLVEIEQELPPILNTGSLNTSIGDLADAIAAFHGVPVVDKGRSKTYSFRMNCNKIHALCGAPPEATLAERCDRFRSIYSSNLKVAS; this is encoded by the coding sequence ATGAAAATTCTATTGATCGGACACGGTTACGTCGGGGCTTACCTGCGGCCGCTCCTGATCGGCTCTGGCCTCGACGTGGCTGTTTGCGACCAGAACCCGGATCGCTTGGCCGGCATCCCGAATGCCCTGCGTTGCCGCTATCAAGAATTGACGATCGCGGATCTCGCCAATTTCGACGTCATTCTCTGGTTCGCGGGTCATTCGAGCGTGCCGATGTCGCTCAAGGATCCTGACGGCGCGCTCGCCAACAACTGCCTCGATCTTTTGCATTTCGCGCGCCGCAAGCCGCTTGAAGCACGCCTCATCTACGCAAGCACCGCCAGCGTCTACTCGGTCTTGACCGACGGCGAAATACCGCCCGCGCTGGACGAGTCCGAGACCCGCCTCGATCCGGTCAATCCGTACGACTGTTCGAAAATATCAATTGATGCGCTCGCCCGCTGCTTCACCAATGGCATGACCGGATTGCGCCTCGGCACTGTATGCGGTGAGAGTCCGCTGTTGCGCGCCGAACTGGTCTTCAATGCAATGAACCTCGCCGCAATGCGGAACGGTTGCGTTGAGGTCAGCAATCGTGACTCGCACCGCAACCTGCTCTTCCTGGAAGATCTTGCGCACTACGTTCTGCGCTTGGTCGAGATCGAACAGGAACTGCCGCCAATCCTGAACACCGGGTCTTTGAACACGAGCATAGGCGATCTCGCCGATGCAATCGCGGCCTTCCATGGCGTGCCCGTCGTCGATAAGGGCAGATCGAAAACATATTCGTTCCGCATGAACTGCAATAAAATTCATGCGCTCTGTGGAGCGCCGCCCGAAGCCACGCTGGCCGAGCGGTGTGATCGCTTCCGCAGCATCTACAGCTCCAATCTCAAAGTGGCATCATGA
- the lptC gene encoding LPS export ABC transporter periplasmic protein LptC translates to MAATSDSATAGGRSRSSNIVFAGDRTVSRRLAHRHSRHVRLLKISLPLLALVTSGLFLLVVLGGKGVGPAMPSLQIPQIVADNLKMKNPHYEGFNADGGRYWVKAETAQQDLKSLTLVHLEGITGDLLDAKKQKTHLVAARGIFDNKASTLELQDSIRVTGDGGLNATLTHAMIQTKEGIITSDQPSTIAMGAGTILSNQLTIRQKTKEYTFVDNVRAHMKTKAPVAAAAEDPSAPKAMPFGKPGEPVDVSANRLDVDDTKKTALFTGKVVATQAGATLSAPEMSVSYEGEVAPTGSETAETAQAKTEEPGTKVKSIIARDSVVLVQASGETATSQTAQFDAASQVAVLDGDVVLTQGDDKKAVGDRAEYNQAAQTMVLTGPVVVTQGANVLKGRRLVFNQTTNKMQLTAPTDATAGRISAHFVKPAQSATKASEDDADPSAGGIPFGATFKTDPNAPYDVTAMRLDVDDNAKTALFSGDVITLQGNFTIRSAEMTAYYNGKAGLGRSADGDTSAGASLTQIRAKKNVSIVAKDGQKATGDWAEVNVKTNLATLGGAVVLTQGKNIVKGNKLLIDLNTGQVTIKTEPPAGTAKSTASAGGVSTDSDGNLKLDRPSAVFYPGQLMGKKQKPAAPEVDGWQSRTAP, encoded by the coding sequence ATGGCTGCCACATCTGACAGCGCCACGGCGGGCGGGCGCTCGCGTTCGTCTAACATCGTTTTTGCCGGTGACCGCACGGTGAGCCGTCGTTTGGCGCACCGCCATTCGCGTCATGTTCGGCTGCTCAAGATCTCGCTGCCGCTCCTTGCCCTCGTGACTTCCGGGCTTTTCCTTCTGGTTGTTCTCGGCGGCAAAGGCGTCGGCCCCGCCATGCCGTCGCTGCAGATCCCGCAGATCGTTGCCGACAATCTGAAAATGAAGAATCCGCACTACGAGGGATTCAATGCGGACGGCGGGCGCTACTGGGTGAAGGCCGAGACCGCGCAACAGGATCTGAAGTCGCTGACGCTGGTTCATCTCGAAGGCATTACCGGCGACCTGCTCGATGCGAAGAAGCAAAAGACTCATCTCGTCGCGGCGCGTGGCATCTTCGACAACAAAGCGAGCACGCTTGAGCTGCAGGATTCGATCCGCGTTACAGGAGACGGCGGCCTCAACGCGACGCTGACGCACGCAATGATCCAAACGAAAGAAGGGATCATCACGTCGGACCAGCCATCGACCATCGCGATGGGTGCGGGCACGATCCTCTCGAACCAACTGACGATCCGCCAGAAGACAAAGGAATATACTTTTGTCGACAACGTGCGCGCGCACATGAAGACGAAAGCACCTGTGGCGGCGGCCGCAGAGGATCCTTCGGCACCGAAGGCAATGCCGTTTGGAAAGCCCGGCGAACCCGTAGATGTCTCCGCCAACCGGCTCGATGTGGACGACACAAAGAAAACGGCGCTCTTCACCGGCAAAGTGGTCGCGACGCAAGCGGGTGCCACGCTCTCCGCGCCTGAAATGTCGGTGAGTTACGAAGGCGAGGTTGCGCCGACGGGCTCGGAGACCGCAGAGACGGCGCAGGCCAAGACCGAAGAGCCGGGCACGAAGGTCAAGTCGATCATTGCGCGGGATTCCGTCGTTCTGGTGCAAGCGTCAGGTGAAACTGCCACCAGCCAAACCGCGCAATTCGATGCAGCGTCTCAGGTCGCGGTGCTCGACGGTGACGTGGTTCTGACGCAAGGCGACGATAAGAAAGCCGTTGGTGACCGGGCCGAATACAATCAGGCGGCGCAAACCATGGTTCTGACCGGGCCGGTTGTCGTTACGCAAGGCGCGAACGTGCTGAAAGGGCGTCGCCTCGTGTTCAATCAGACCACCAACAAAATGCAATTGACGGCGCCGACGGACGCAACGGCGGGCCGGATTTCAGCACACTTCGTGAAACCCGCTCAGTCTGCGACGAAAGCAAGCGAAGACGATGCCGACCCGTCGGCAGGCGGCATTCCGTTCGGCGCGACGTTCAAGACCGATCCGAATGCGCCGTACGACGTGACGGCGATGCGGCTTGATGTCGATGACAACGCCAAGACTGCGTTGTTCAGCGGCGATGTCATCACGCTGCAGGGTAACTTCACGATCCGGTCCGCGGAAATGACTGCCTATTATAACGGCAAGGCGGGCCTGGGCCGCAGCGCAGACGGCGACACCTCCGCGGGTGCGTCACTGACGCAAATCCGCGCGAAGAAGAACGTATCGATCGTTGCAAAGGATGGTCAGAAGGCCACTGGCGACTGGGCCGAAGTGAACGTTAAGACCAACCTTGCGACGCTTGGTGGCGCGGTGGTGCTGACCCAGGGCAAGAACATCGTCAAAGGCAATAAGCTGCTCATCGACTTGAATACCGGCCAGGTTACGATCAAAACCGAACCCCCGGCCGGAACCGCGAAGTCGACGGCATCGGCTGGAGGCGTGAGCACCGACAGTGACGGCAATTTGAAGCTGGATCGGCCCAGCGCCGTTTTCTATCCGGGACAATTGATGGGCAAGAAACAGAAGCCGGCCGCACCTGAAGTGGACGGCTGGCAATCGCGGACGGCGCCCTGA